The genomic interval TACGGCGAAGGTCATGGAACAGTGTTCCAGGACGCTTAGGTGCTTTGCGTTTATCAGAAAATCCACCAGTTTAGCCATTTTGGAACTGTCTACCGGATCCCTGTAAAGCTCTTGAGGCGCCAAAGGACTGTGGCATGTATGTCCTGCAAGCCATATGGCCATGAGATAGTCAGGGGTGGTATAGATAAGGTCCACTCTCATAGGAACCTCCAATCTCCCGGCATATCCGGGATATTTCTACATCTATATTTAAGAAAAAAGAGGGGCCTAGGCCCCTCTTTTTTCTCTACTCAGTGGCCTCTTTTTGGCCGTAGTTCACTCCGGCGTACTTCTTATTGAACTTCTCAAGTCGTCCAGCCTCGAGGACCATGCCCTTCTTGCCTGTGTAGAAGGGGTGACAGGCGGAGCAAACACCTACTTTTATCTCTTCCACCGTGCCCTGGGTCTCGAAGTTGTTTCCACAGGCGCAGGAGACCTTGCATGCGCTGTAATTAGGGTGAATATCTTTTTTCATGTCTTTCAGGCTGTCAGATACCTATGTACTCACCATAGGATCAGACAGCCTTCCTCCTCTCTATAAATAGGTTTCTATAAACGGCTGGTTCTCGAAGTCCTTAAAGGCCCGCTGTATAGTTTTTTGGCGGAAACCGAGGACATTCCAATGTGGAAATTTATCACAGTTGGGGCTTTTTATCAAGGAGAAAATCAGATATGCATTATTCCAAGGCCAAATCTCTCGTGGTGGGCCACAGCGTGATAGGCGGTATCTCCCATCACCGCTACCGATATCCATCGACTGTTTCTAACTATGGCTATTTTGGCCCCTATACTGGCCTCCAGAAGACCGGAGGGGATAAAGGCGTCCAGAGCCTCGAAAGCGGCGTGCATCAAGGCGTGCATCTCCCCTTGATCCTTATCTATGACCCTCCCGTTTAACGCCGCCCCTACCAGGGCCCTGGTGGTCTTTTGGGGCAGATCGCCAAAGACGCCACCTACCTCCGTCGCGACGCATCTCCAGCCCAGTTCGCTCAGCTGTGATTTTATG from Dethiosulfovibrio salsuginis carries:
- the rpmE gene encoding 50S ribosomal protein L31, translating into MKKDIHPNYSACKVSCACGNNFETQGTVEEIKVGVCSACHPFYTGKKGMVLEAGRLEKFNKKYAGVNYGQKEATE
- a CDS encoding HutP family protein, with the protein product MWKKMFIGDSEAKEDEVSLDILTDMEEELEKEVNITVRLKFNSEGQIGRAAMLLASTLTKSEEDSIKSQLSELGWRCVATEVGGVFGDLPQKTTRALVGAALNGRVIDKDQGEMHALMHAAFEALDAFIPSGLLEASIGAKIAIVRNSRWISVAVMGDTAYHAVAHHERFGLGIMHI